The Pedosphaera parvula Ellin514 genome includes a region encoding these proteins:
- a CDS encoding RibD family protein gives MKPYLICHMMPSVDGRIVGDRWKITGGYKEYERTGASFKTDGWMCGRVTMEGYAGKASFSGKAVGRNIPREDFIAPHKGKSYAVALDPSGRLNWKSNHIDADHIVEILAEKVSDSYLEFLQKKNISYIFGGKTQIDLKRVLEKLGKYFQIKKLLLEGGGKINGSFLAAGLIDELSLLLMPVADGTIGTASLFDIETPSRKKSVSRLKLLATKKLTSDILWLRYKVQK, from the coding sequence ATGAAACCATATCTTATTTGTCATATGATGCCATCGGTGGATGGCCGCATCGTGGGAGATCGCTGGAAGATTACCGGCGGCTACAAGGAATACGAGAGGACCGGCGCCAGTTTTAAAACCGATGGCTGGATGTGTGGACGGGTTACCATGGAGGGTTATGCCGGAAAAGCCAGTTTTTCGGGCAAAGCCGTGGGGAGAAATATCCCGAGAGAAGACTTCATAGCGCCGCACAAAGGCAAATCGTATGCAGTCGCCCTCGATCCATCGGGCCGGCTGAATTGGAAATCAAACCACATTGACGCGGATCACATCGTTGAGATATTGGCGGAAAAGGTGTCGGACAGTTATTTGGAATTTCTTCAAAAGAAAAACATCTCCTATATTTTTGGCGGGAAAACGCAAATCGATTTGAAGCGGGTGCTCGAGAAGTTGGGTAAATATTTTCAGATCAAGAAATTGTTGCTCGAAGGTGGCGGGAAAATCAACGGCTCGTTCCTGGCGGCGGGTTTGATTGATGAGCTGAGCTTGCTGCTCATGCCGGTTGCCGATGGCACCATTGGCACTGCGAGTCTCTTCGACATCGAAACGCCCAGTCGAAAAAAATCTGTGTCGAGGCTGAAGCTGCTTGCCACGAAGAAGTTAACCAGCGATATCTTGTGGCTGCGGTATAAGGTTCAGAAATAA
- a CDS encoding PQQ-binding-like beta-propeller repeat protein — protein sequence MKKYFALSAMLLISISTLVAEEPGKLIWETSVGYYCDASAALAEDGTIYITSSNSKLDAISTTGTKKWSFNSMSDIKSSPAIGSDGTIYFGSRDRHFYAVTPEGKEKWHFRTGGWVDSSPAIAADGTIFFGSWDKAFYAIDSNGKQKWKMETGGPIDSSPVISADGTVYIGSHDQKFYALTPDGKLKWAFETKGPIVASPAIAMDGTIYISSVDGNLYALNPDGSMKWKFHTGGTRTSSPVLDKDGIIYIGVNNFYYSIKPDGTKNADFGNDDFDGSAAVMDNGVVVFGSQQGTLYAFNSQFEIQWYLALGGAMTCSPTISSNGMIYVGSNAFKFRAIKGPSGLAKSSWPCFRGNNKQTGRVVETK from the coding sequence ATGAAGAAATACTTTGCGTTGTCCGCCATGCTGCTGATTTCAATTTCGACATTGGTGGCCGAAGAACCGGGCAAGCTGATCTGGGAAACCTCCGTGGGATACTACTGCGATGCCTCAGCAGCATTGGCAGAGGACGGAACCATTTATATTACCTCTTCAAACAGTAAACTGGATGCCATTTCCACCACCGGGACAAAGAAATGGTCATTCAACTCCATGTCCGACATCAAGTCCTCACCCGCCATTGGTTCAGATGGCACCATCTATTTCGGAAGTAGAGACAGGCACTTTTATGCTGTCACCCCTGAAGGAAAAGAAAAATGGCACTTTAGAACTGGCGGCTGGGTGGACTCTTCCCCTGCGATAGCAGCCGATGGCACAATCTTTTTCGGATCATGGGATAAGGCTTTTTATGCAATTGATAGTAATGGCAAACAGAAGTGGAAAATGGAAACCGGTGGGCCGATCGACTCTTCCCCTGTGATTTCCGCTGACGGAACCGTGTATATCGGATCTCACGACCAAAAGTTCTATGCCCTCACTCCCGATGGTAAACTGAAATGGGCTTTTGAAACGAAAGGACCTATTGTCGCATCGCCAGCTATCGCAATGGATGGCACAATCTACATTAGTTCAGTGGATGGCAACCTGTACGCACTCAATCCTGATGGTTCCATGAAATGGAAATTTCATACTGGCGGAACACGAACTTCCTCACCAGTTCTGGATAAGGACGGAATCATCTACATAGGCGTAAACAATTTCTATTACTCAATAAAGCCGGATGGTACTAAAAATGCGGATTTTGGAAATGACGACTTTGACGGATCAGCCGCAGTTATGGACAACGGAGTTGTTGTCTTCGGCTCTCAGCAAGGAACTTTGTACGCATTTAACTCTCAATTCGAAATTCAATGGTACCTTGCTTTAGGCGGCGCCATGACCTGCTCGCCGACGATATCATCCAACGGTATGATTTATGTCGGCTCAAATGCTTTTAAATTCCGAGCTATTAAAGGCCCTTCCGGCCTTGCAAAAAGTTCCTGGCCATGCTTCCGTGGGAATAATAAGCAGACTGGAAGAGTAGTAGAAACGAAATAG
- a CDS encoding glycosyltransferase family A protein produces MSTIEVILPLRNPPAVLQRSIESLATQTDRNFSVLLSDNYTTKGGEIIDAAAVQLQSVGIAVRRVKPPFELGRVEHWNWAHYESHASWLKPLFAGDWLDGNYISRLREVISANAHCRYIFCNYVLHPGNNPTITSGSPWAGRFRSAAEMELKVLGYGMQFGPPSAAAIEKTAFITVGGYPTPLPICSDSLMFCTLAARYGVYGIEEPLCHFNIHDARFSTSLPGRQKDTFRETMTYYCMLGYRAWAERVRYSKVTFARMMAREVRNYWVQMRKP; encoded by the coding sequence TTGAGCACGATTGAAGTCATTCTGCCCTTGCGCAATCCGCCTGCCGTCCTGCAGCGGAGCATTGAATCCTTGGCCACGCAAACAGATCGCAACTTCTCAGTGCTGCTGAGTGATAATTATACCACCAAGGGTGGAGAGATCATTGATGCCGCAGCCGTTCAGTTGCAAAGCGTGGGCATTGCGGTGCGGCGCGTGAAGCCGCCCTTTGAATTGGGCCGCGTGGAGCATTGGAACTGGGCGCATTACGAATCCCACGCGAGTTGGTTGAAGCCGTTGTTTGCGGGTGACTGGCTGGATGGAAATTACATCTCCCGGTTGCGCGAGGTCATTTCGGCCAATGCCCATTGCCGTTATATTTTTTGTAATTATGTTTTGCATCCCGGAAATAATCCGACCATCACCAGTGGCAGCCCGTGGGCTGGACGTTTCCGTTCCGCAGCAGAAATGGAGTTGAAAGTGTTGGGTTACGGCATGCAATTCGGGCCACCCAGTGCCGCGGCCATTGAAAAGACCGCTTTTATTACCGTGGGCGGATATCCCACACCGCTGCCGATTTGTTCGGACAGTTTGATGTTTTGCACGCTGGCCGCAAGGTATGGCGTTTATGGGATCGAAGAGCCGCTGTGCCACTTTAATATTCACGATGCTCGATTCTCGACAAGTCTTCCTGGGCGGCAAAAGGACACCTTTCGCGAAACCATGACCTATTATTGCATGCTCGGGTATCGTGCCTGGGCTGAGCGGGTTCGATATTCCAAGGTGACATTCGCGCGCATGATGGCACGGGAGGTGCGGAATTATTGGGTACAAATGAGGAAGCCATGA
- a CDS encoding ABC transporter ATP-binding protein, which produces MIVEPKTATSKVLSVSQLCKVYGTTVAVDGISFEVGRNEIVGLLGPNGAGKTTTINMILGVLEPSSGSIRIEGIDIAKQRTQALSRTNFAAVYAPLPGNLTVYQNLRIFGLIYAVKKLSDRIEALLKQFDLEAFRNTKCGVLSSGEQTRVCLAKAMLNQPHLLLLDEPTASLDPATARDIRTKIREFTARDCGGVLWTSHNMYEVEEVCDRVLFLSHGKILLEGNPKTLPAEHGKTSLEELFITIAREPLALERV; this is translated from the coding sequence ATGATTGTAGAGCCAAAAACAGCCACATCGAAAGTGCTGTCCGTCTCGCAACTGTGCAAGGTGTATGGCACCACAGTGGCAGTGGATGGCATTTCCTTTGAGGTTGGCCGCAACGAAATTGTGGGTCTCCTGGGACCGAACGGGGCAGGGAAGACGACGACCATCAATATGATTCTTGGGGTGCTCGAGCCCAGTTCAGGGAGCATTCGCATTGAAGGCATTGATATTGCCAAACAGCGCACGCAGGCCTTATCACGCACGAACTTTGCCGCAGTTTACGCGCCACTGCCGGGAAACCTGACCGTATATCAGAACCTTCGGATCTTCGGCCTTATTTATGCAGTGAAGAAACTTTCCGATCGCATTGAAGCCTTGCTGAAGCAATTCGATCTCGAGGCGTTTCGCAATACCAAGTGCGGTGTGCTCTCTTCGGGCGAGCAAACGCGTGTTTGTCTGGCCAAGGCAATGTTGAACCAGCCGCACCTGCTGCTGCTGGATGAGCCGACCGCCTCGCTTGACCCGGCCACGGCGCGGGACATCCGCACGAAGATTCGCGAGTTTACCGCTCGTGATTGCGGCGGCGTGCTCTGGACCTCCCACAATATGTATGAGGTCGAGGAGGTGTGCGACCGGGTGCTTTTCCTTTCGCATGGAAAGATTTTGCTCGAGGGGAATCCGAAAACTCTTCCGGCTGAGCACGGTAAAACGAGCCTGGAGGAATTATTCATCACCATTGCGCGTGAGCCACTAGCGCTGGAGCGTGTCTAA
- a CDS encoding glycosyltransferase family 2 protein, with protein MSTLQIVIPMAGRGSRFAKVGYTTPKPLIPVGGRPMIQWVIDNIRPNRPHRFIFLCLAEHLENYPEVPAELKRLCPGCEIVPVAQVTEGAACTVLLARKFIDNTDPLMIANSDQIVDLDINDYLAAADAREVAGLIMTFWSDHPKWSYCRMKSDGSVQEVVEKQVVSNEATVGIYNFRQGREYVRAADAMIAANLRVNNEFYVAPTYNQLIGEGAKIITMKTGRELQGMYGIGTPEDLKLFKKTEYYRKRAQSV; from the coding sequence ATGAGCACATTACAAATCGTCATTCCCATGGCCGGTCGCGGTTCACGTTTTGCCAAGGTCGGTTATACCACACCCAAGCCGCTGATTCCCGTCGGTGGACGGCCCATGATCCAGTGGGTGATCGATAATATCCGGCCGAATCGTCCGCACCGATTTATTTTTCTTTGCCTGGCTGAGCATCTGGAAAATTATCCCGAAGTGCCGGCGGAACTGAAGCGGCTTTGTCCCGGGTGTGAAATTGTTCCAGTCGCACAGGTCACTGAAGGCGCGGCGTGCACGGTGTTGCTCGCCCGCAAGTTCATTGACAATACCGACCCGTTGATGATAGCCAACAGCGATCAAATTGTTGACCTGGACATCAACGATTACCTGGCGGCGGCTGATGCGCGGGAGGTGGCCGGTCTCATCATGACCTTCTGGTCTGATCATCCGAAATGGTCTTATTGTCGCATGAAATCGGATGGCAGCGTGCAGGAAGTAGTTGAGAAACAGGTTGTGAGCAACGAAGCGACGGTGGGCATTTATAATTTTCGGCAGGGCAGGGAATATGTTCGTGCGGCGGATGCCATGATTGCGGCGAATCTGCGGGTGAACAATGAGTTCTATGTTGCGCCCACCTACAACCAACTTATCGGCGAAGGTGCGAAGATTATCACCATGAAAACCGGCCGCGAGCTGCAAGGGATGTACGGCATTGGAACACCGGAGGATTTGAAGTTGTTCAAAAAAACGGAGTATTATCGGAAGCGGGCGCAATCCGTATAA
- a CDS encoding ABC transporter permease: MFLKRTSAIVLRQFYLLRGSPARTLPLFIWVAIDIVLWGFITKYLNSVTASGFNFVPTLLGAVLLWDFFTRVMHGVTTAFFEDVWSRNFLNFFASPLSIPEYLSGLVLTSIVTSLIGLVFMLVLATTVFGLSFFAYGLMLIPFLLVLFLTGIALGIIGSAVVLRFGPASEWFVWPIPALLSPFAGVFYPLSTLPPWMQVIGRLLPPSYVFEGMRNVVAGRPISGITLLWGICLALLYILLACWYFTRVYKHAVRTGLIARYSAETLS; encoded by the coding sequence ATGTTTCTTAAACGCACCTCAGCCATTGTATTGCGACAGTTTTATCTTCTGCGTGGCAGTCCGGCGCGCACTTTGCCGCTGTTCATATGGGTCGCCATCGATATCGTGCTTTGGGGTTTCATCACCAAGTATCTCAATAGCGTCACGGCTTCCGGTTTCAATTTTGTGCCCACGCTCCTGGGAGCGGTGCTGCTCTGGGATTTCTTCACGCGGGTTATGCACGGCGTAACGACGGCATTTTTCGAGGACGTCTGGTCGCGTAATTTCCTTAATTTTTTTGCGTCACCGCTCTCGATTCCGGAATATTTGAGCGGACTCGTGCTTACCAGCATCGTGACGAGCCTGATTGGGCTGGTCTTCATGCTCGTTCTGGCGACAACGGTGTTCGGGCTTTCCTTTTTTGCCTATGGGTTGATGCTGATTCCATTTCTGCTGGTGCTTTTTTTGACGGGGATTGCGCTGGGGATTATTGGCAGCGCGGTGGTGCTGCGGTTTGGGCCGGCTTCAGAATGGTTTGTCTGGCCGATCCCAGCGCTGTTGTCCCCTTTTGCCGGGGTATTCTATCCACTCTCGACTTTGCCGCCCTGGATGCAGGTGATCGGACGCCTCTTGCCGCCTTCGTATGTGTTTGAGGGAATGCGCAATGTCGTCGCCGGTCGCCCCATTTCGGGCATCACATTGCTGTGGGGTATTTGCCTGGCGCTGCTTTATATTCTGCTCGCCTGCTGGTATTTCACGCGGGTCTATAAGCATGCCGTGCGCACCGGGCTCATTGCCAGATACAGCGCGGAGACGTTGAGTTAA
- a CDS encoding response regulator translates to MQKITVLLADDHIIVRQGLRALLAAAGDVEVVGEAGDGREAVELTKKLSPQVVVMDLAMPKLNGLEATRQIVKNKPGIKVVVLSSYSDQEYVQKVMEAGALGYLVKQSAADDLLTAIREVYKGNNFFSPAIAKGLSELKREAFTNGHAFRESGVHLTAREREVLQLIAEGRANKQIADDLAISIKTVEKHRQQVMNKLNIHDVASLTRYAISKGMVEKNAVPLL, encoded by the coding sequence ATGCAGAAGATCACTGTATTACTGGCTGACGATCATATCATTGTCCGGCAAGGTCTTCGGGCCCTGCTGGCGGCGGCTGGTGATGTGGAAGTTGTGGGTGAGGCGGGCGATGGTCGTGAAGCTGTGGAGCTGACCAAAAAGTTGTCGCCACAGGTTGTGGTCATGGACCTAGCCATGCCCAAGCTCAACGGTTTGGAGGCGACCCGGCAGATTGTGAAGAACAAGCCTGGCATCAAGGTGGTCGTGCTTTCGTCGTACAGCGACCAGGAATATGTTCAGAAGGTAATGGAAGCCGGTGCCTTGGGTTATCTCGTCAAACAATCCGCGGCGGACGATTTGTTGACGGCCATTCGCGAAGTTTATAAAGGGAACAACTTTTTCAGCCCCGCAATTGCCAAAGGCCTGAGTGAATTAAAGCGCGAAGCGTTTACCAATGGCCACGCGTTCAGAGAAAGCGGCGTTCATCTTACCGCCCGTGAGCGGGAGGTTCTGCAATTGATTGCGGAGGGCAGGGCTAATAAACAGATTGCGGACGATCTTGCCATCAGCATCAAGACGGTTGAGAAACACCGGCAGCAGGTGATGAACAAGCTGAATATTCACGATGTGGCCAGTCTCACGCGTTATGCCATCTCCAAAGGAATGGTGGAAAAAAATGCGGTCCCGCTGCTCTAA